The Methanorbis furvi region AAATTACAACAAAACCGCCATCACCAGAATCAGCGCTGTCGCACCCACCAGATCGATCGAGCTTGTCACAACCGGCACGCCGAAGTTGTCAGGATCATACCCCAGACGGTAACTAAACACCGCCGTGTAATAGCCGAGCAGATTCATCACCGTAATCACCAGAAAACCCGCAACAACCGACAGCAAAACCATCGGAGTAAACCCTGGCGTCGTAATACCGATCGCAGCAGCCGAGATATGCGACAACGCCCCCATCAGCGGAAGAATCAGCAGAGCATAAATATAATTCTCCAGAAAATGCCAGAGCACAACCCTGGACGGCAGATAATCCGCAGTTATCAGACCCATATGCATCTCGGTTGCAACCCGGGACGTCAGAATCCCTCCAATCGACCCGCAGCCGTTCATGAACGGCGCAATCAGAATCAAAACAGCGGCAGCCGCAATCAGACTCTCAAGACCATCCGTGTACAAAACGCCTGCAACAATACCAAGAAGCGACAGCGGAGCAAGAAGCGGCAGTCCTTCCCGAAGAACATCCTTCATCATCTCGGTCGCACGCTTTGCAGAAACAACAGCCCAGACAATAATTACCAGCACCACAACGCCGCAGATCATCTTGAGTTCAGCGGGTGCAGCCATTATCAGAACCGCAGTCACCACCAGGAACGGCAGCGTCATCATGTCGCCAAAGGTCGTCACGACCGGAGCACCGATCATATCAAGATTCAAACTCCTCCGGTAACAGACAACCGAGGTGATAACACCAATCAGGGTCACAACAAGACCTGCAAGAACGCCGGAGATCACGGAAATTATCACCATGTCTGAGAGATCAATGACCTCAACACCGACAACCATGCAGATGAGTTTGCCAAACACCGCAAGAAGCACGGAGATGAACACGGTGAGGAGAATCGATGACCGCAGGTTGTCACCGAGATCGGTTTCCCTGCCGAACTTTACCTCAAACGCACCAAGGTGCATGGATGATGACAGACGGGATGTCAGAATTCCGGCTATCGCTCCACGCATGTTAATTGACGGAGTGACGAGCACCATAAGACCTGGGATCAGTAAAAGAACTTCGTTGACCGCGCCCAGATAGATACCTGCAATGAATGATAAGCTGACACTAATTAAGAGTGTGACCAGTCCGGTGAGAAACTCTTCGTGCTCCGAAAGAGTCTGCCATCCAACTTTCGCCAATCTCATCATTGGCCACCTCATCTGCCAGCATCATAATGGTATATTTATTGGCGGGCGTGACGTATCAAGACTTTGTCTTATGGTGGTGTGGGGTGTGGGGTTGGGATTTGATCCGATGTCCTGTGCTGGTACAAGTGATGTTATGATATACCAATACTTAGGGTGTGATGGCCCCCCATGCGATCACAATGCGCTCGGAACATTCGAGGACCTGCGCTACCTCAGTGTTGGTGGCCGCGAAGTGCTTGGCGGTTTTGGCGTAGCCTGCCAACTACTGGATGAAGATCGGGTAGTAACGGGTGGCGGAGGATAATAAAGAAGGGATTGTAGATCAGAACATACCTGACACGACTATTGGTATGTTACAATTACAGATGATCGGAGGGATTTATATTAATCGAATTATAAATAATTATATTGATGTATGGTGTATTTTGGAGTAATAAAAATTGTCTGTTTTTTGTATTTAAATGTATTATATTTTTCCTGTGTATATCATGTTTCATAGCATATGTGTACAAATATTTTATCGAAAGGACTTCAGAGGGTTTCATCCCATCACCCTTATTTGCATTATTTACAATTATGGCTTTATTCATTCTTGGTGTATATTATACAAGTACACCAATTGTATATTTTCTCTGTCATTATTGTTCAGAACCTCATTCTTCAAATACCGTATCTTCAGAAACGGTGGAAGTCCCGCAATTCCAACCTGCTCTATTAAAGCTTAAATTATTCAATTTATGCTCAAAAGCACACATATTTTTAATCGAGACCATTAATATAAATACTGAAAAAAATTGCAAAATCAAAGACCATCATACAATTAATAACTATGGTCGAATAATTGGATTTTTAGAAAGATTTGTTTCAATAGTACTTATCGTTTATGGGCATATTGAGGGGGTAGTATTACTATTTGCTGCAAAGGGGCTTATCACATCTCAAGCTAAGAATGCAAAAAATACAGAAGGTTTGCTATTGGGAACTATGCTCTCTGTCATAGTATCAATAATATTTGGAACATTGATTCTATGGGTATTGTCAACATCGGGAAATGGGGCTATGTTATTACTTGGCTATAAGTAATATGTTGCCCCTCGTTTCAAAGAACGGAGCGTTATCTTTTACGCGTGGAGTAACGGAGATGGTAGCCGTTATTTTCTCTGGTTTGTCTCTGGATTCCATCGCCTGCATAATAATCAGATAATGGGAAGGTTGAGATAATAGGTTTTGTTGTCATGGACGCCCACCCAACCTTCAGCATCTTGTTTTTTGATCTGCACCACAGCAGTTTCAGTCTTGGAAAGATGATTTCGTCTCATGACAGGGATCAATCATACCTATGATCCCTCTATTGTTTCCATAGAAAGGACTGATACGCATTGGGGACAAATATACACAGTAATAATAGCAGGAGATCATGCAATGACCCCCGAACAAAATCAGGAATCGTCCGAAAGCATCATCAGTCTCACGGACAAGTCTCTCTATATCAACAGGGAAATATCCCTCATCCAGTTCAACCGCCGCGTCCTTGAAGAAGCGGCAAACCTCTCCCACCCGCTGCTTGAGCGGATCAAATTCCTCTCCATCTTCGCCAACAACATTGACGAGTTCATGATGATACGGGTCTCAGGACTTCTCCGCCAGATTCGCGGAGGAGTACTCGAACGCCCTGCAGACGGCATGACCCCGACAGAACAGATGAAAGAGATCCTTGAAACCCTCATTCCCCTGCAAGCCGAGTCCTGCCGCTGCTGGAGTCAGGACCTCAAACCTGCCCTTGCAGACGAAGGAATCTACATCCACAAATTCAAAGACTTCGGACCCGAACAGCAGGAATACCTCAAAAACTACTTTGAAACCCAGATATTTCCCATCCTCACCCCCATGACCTTCGACGGATCCCACCCGTTTCCCTTCATCTCCAACCTCTCCATCAACCTCGCCGTCGTCATCAATCACCCGACCCGCGGTCAGGTCTTCTCGCGGGTCAAAGTTCCCAAAGGAACACTGCCGAGATTCATCCGTATCCCCAACAACCGAATGATTCCCCCCGCAAACAACTCCGAGTACCACTACATCGTCCTCGAAGACCTCGTCGCCTCCAACATCCAGCTGCTCTTCCCGGGCATGGAAGTCAAAGACACCTACGTCTTCCGGGTAACCAGAGACGCAGACATGGAGATCGAAGAAGACGAAGCATCCGATCTCCTGACCGCAATTGAGTCCAGCGTGGAACTGCGGAGAATCGGCACCCCGTCCAGACTCGAAGTTCACGCCGCAATGCCGGAATGGATTCGCGGAATCCTCTCCGCCAAACTCAGACTCATGCCGACCCAGGTCTATGTTTCCCACAGCGGCCTCATCGGTATGAACGATCTGATGGAACTGATGGACATCGACCGGCCTGACCTCAAAGACATCCCCTTCAAAGCAGCCCTTCCCGCATGTCTCGGCAAAGAAACAATGGCGGCCGCAGTAGCCCGCGACGACCTCCTCCTCTACCACCCTTACGACAGCTTCAGTCCGGTCGTCGAGTTCGTCAGGCAGGCAGCTCACGACCCCAATGTGCTCGCAATCAAGCAGACACTTTACCGCACCGGAAAGAACTCGCCGATCGTGCACGCCTTAATGGAAGCCCGCGAAGAAGGAAAACCGGTCACCGTCCTCGTCGAACTCAAAGCACGCTTCGACGAGGAGAACAACATCGAGTGGGCACGTTCGCTTGAGCGGGCCGGCGTTCACGTCATCTACGGAATTGTCGGTCTCAAAGTTCACGCAAAAATGTGTATGGTCGTCCGCCGCGAAAATGACGGACTCAAAACCTACACCCACATGGGAACCGGAAACTACAACGCTTCAACCGCACGCATCTACACCGATCTCTCGATGTTTACCTGCGATCCTGATATCGGCGCAGACATTGCTGATCTGTTCAATGCCCTTACCGGCTACTCGCAGAAAACCGGTTACCGCAAACTGCTGGTCTCGCACGGAACAATGGGGACCATGCGAAAGGAGCTGATCGCCAGAATCGATCGGGAGATCGAGCAGCAGAAACGGTTCGGCGACGGATACATTGCATTCAAACTCAATGCACTCGTTGACGAAGAATGTATCATGGCGCTTTATCGGGCAAGTCAGGCAGGCGTCAAAGTAGACCTGATCGTTCGCGGCGTCTGTTGTCTGCGTCCTGAGGTTCCCGGAGTCTCGGACAACATTCGGGTGATCTCTATTGTTGGCAGATTCCTCGAACACACCCGTATATACTACTTCAAAAACGGCGGTGACGAGGAAGTGCTTCTCGGCAGTGCTGATCTGATGCCGAGAAATCTGTCAAGACGGGTCGAGATTCTCTTCCCGGTCGAAAACACCTATCTGAAGGATATGATCATCCGAACCATTCTGGAGATGCATCTTAGAGATACCGCTCAGGCGCAGGTTCTCCACATCGATGGAAGTTATGAGAAGGTGCTGCCAAAGAAAGGAGAAAAACCGCTGAACTCACAGTTGTGGATGATGGAACACCGCGGAATCTGGCATGACTACTAACATCGACGAAGGATACCGGCTTTACGGCGCGAAAGTTCTCCTCCAGCTTGCAGCAGATATGGCTGGCGAGTCTGCCGGCGTGAAAGCAGGAACCGACATCGAGTACATTCACCGGATGAGGGTTGCTTCACGCAGACTTCGGGCTGCTCTGCCGTTGTTTGCCGGATGTTTTGGAGAGAAAGAGTACCGGTATTGGGAAAAAGAGGTGAAACAGATCACCCGTTCGCTTGGACGTGCCCGCGATCTTGATGTGCAGATAGCGTTTCTGCGTTCTTACTTGGAAAAGTTGCCAAAGACCGGACTGCCGGATGGTATGCCGCGGTTTCTGCCGCTCGAGTATCAGGAGCCGCTTGAGTCCCCGCAGAACGAGATTCCTCTGCTGACAGAACCCGCTGCTCCGCCAGTAGAGCAGCCGGGACTTTTTGCAGCAATTAAACGATTCTTTGCAGGAGTTCCCGACGTTCAGGAACTCCCAAAAGTTCAGGAGCCTGAACTTCCGAAGGAACAGCGGATGGGACCTGAACTCAGAGCCGGTATTGAGTGTCTTACTCTCAGACTGATGCAGGAGCGGTCCGGTTTGCAGGCTGATGTCATCAAAGCGGTCGAGGCGTTCGAGCGGTCAAAAACCATTGAGTCGATACAAAAAACCTGTATGGAGATCGTCATCCGCGGAAAAATGGAAAAGACCGAGACGAAAACGTCGTTCTCGTACCGCGAGGCCTACTATCACATCAGTCTCTGCCGTGAGAATGTGTTTTTGTACGCAAAAGCCCTCGCTGACCCGGAACGCATCGCTGCTCATCATGAGATGCGTATCGCCGCAAAAAAACTCCGGTACACCATGGAGTCCTACAAGGATCTCTACGGCGACGGACTTGCGCCGGCAATCAGAATGGTCAAAGAGTTGCAGGACTATCTCGGTGATATGCATGACTGCGATGTCTGGACAGAGTTCCTGCCGATTTTTTTGAAAGCAGAAGAGGAGAAAAGCATCGCCTACTTTGGAAACACCTCCTTTGTTGCAGCAGTTCGTCCGGGACTCGAGAATCTCGAAACGGACCGTGCGGAAAAACGCGCAAAGCTGCATGCTGAGGTAAACGTTTTCTGGAAAAAGAGTGAAGGACTCTGGGACCAGATCGAGAAAAATCTCACCAAACCGCTCGAGGATCTCAGACTTCAGACGCTCTCACTACCGGACGGAGTTGCTTCGATCGCGTTTTTTGCTGACATTCACGCAAACCTTCCGGCATTATCGGCAATTCTTGCGGACGCAAAAAGCAGGGGATGTGAGACCTTCATTTATGCAGGAGACGTGATCGGGTTTGGACCGTTCCCCGAAGAGACTATGCAAATGCTTGCATCTGCGAATGCACATGGTGTCTGCGGCAACGCAGAAGAAGCAATTCTTCTTGCAGGGACTGTTAAGGAGTGCCCGAAGGAGTTTGATCCTCGCAGGTTTGTTCTCCATAAAAAAACCTGGAAGAAACTCATCACCGCTTCCCGCGCCGAACTCGCCGCACTGCCAACGGAAATACGGTTTCTGTGGGGGAATCTGCGAATCGCCGTGATGCATCACCCGAAGTCATGTGAAAATGTCTGTTCTGAGACCTCGGATGCAGAGCTGAACCGGCTGGCTGCCGAAACCGATGCGGATGTTATCATCTGCGGTCACACCCACCGGCCGTTCGCCAAAAAAGTTCACGGCGTCTGGATTGCAAACACCGGCGGAGGCGGGAGATCGGGAGATGGAGACCTTCGTGCGTCATACCTTCTTGCAACAAAAGATCCGTTCACCCTTCATCACATCCGGGTTCCCTACAACATTGAAGAGACGCTTGCTCGTCTGGAAAAGAACAAAGAACTCACCGCAATGTTTGGGGCAGGGCTTGACTTTGACGAAGCAGCAGACGCTGCGGCAGGAAATATGCCGGAGCTGACGAAAATGCCGCAGACCGTCTCCGTAACTTCAGCAGAAGAGGACAAATGACCGACAAAATAGTTGCATTCATCGATATTGGCACGAACTCCGCACGACTGCTGGTCGTTTCCATCAGTCCAAACGGAGCTTATCATATGCTGAGCAGAATCAAGGACGTTGTTCGGCTTGGCGAGGATGAGTACATCTCAGGTGTTGCGCGGATAATCCCGGAAGCCATCGACCGTCTGGTTCTTGTTCTGCGACGGTTCACAGACCTTTCGCGAACGTTTGGGGATGCAGAGTTTGTTATCATGGCAACGTCTGCGATGCGGGAGGCGGTCAATGCCCAGGAGATCATCGATAAAATCCGCCGCGAACTTGGTCTTGAGATTCAGGTCGTCAGCGGCAAAGAAGAGGCACGGCTGATTCATCTCGGTGTTGCGGCCGGCATGAGTCTTGGAAATGATCAGGCGCTGTTCATTGATATCGGCGGGGGATCAACCGAGCTCATCGTCGGCGGCCAGTACTCGTACTCAACGCTGGAAAGTATGCGGCTTGGCGCAATCAGGATCACGAATCAGTGTATCAAAAAGAATTTTACCGGAGCGCTGCCGCCCAAAAAACAGACCAAGATGATGAACCGCGTTATGACGGTTGCCATTCCTGCTCTGCAAAGGATCTCGGAACATCCATTTACCCGTGCGGTCGGGAGTTCGGGGACCACGATCAATCTTGCAGAGATCGCACAGCGTCTGTATCATGCAGAAGAGAACAGCGACAAACTTGTTTTGCAGTTTACTGATCTTGAGAAGCTGTTTGGTCATCTCTGTTCCCTTTCTCTTGAGGAGAGAAGACGGGTTCCGGGCATTAATCCTGAACGTGCGGATATTATTCTTGCCGGAGCTGCGATTCTTCTTGCGGTGATGGGGACGTTAAAGATTCCGGTGCTGGAGATCAGCGACCGGGGTTTGCGGGAGGGAATTCTGATGGATTATCTTGCGGTGATGCCGGGAACCCCGCAGTCTGAACAGATGCCGGTAAAGGATGCGAGTGTTCTCCAGCTTGGACGCTACTGCCGTCTTGAGGAGGATCATGCAAAGGCTGTGCAGAAAAATGCGCTTTCGATGTTTGATTCGGCAAAGCTCTGCGGGCTGCACAACTATGGGGCATGGGAACGCGAGCTTCTTGCGAACGCTGCGTGGCTGCATGATGTCGGGGATTTTCTTTCCTTTGTCGGTCACCACCAGCATGGCGAGTATATTATCCGCAACACCGAGCTGCTTGGGTTTGATCAGCGGGAGATTGAGATTATGGCAAAGATTGTCCGCTATCACCGCAAAAAACTTCCCGGACGAAAGGATTCCGAGTTCGGGTCGCTGAGTCTGGAGGATCGTGACAGAGTCCGAATCATGGCGATATTTTTGCGGACTGCTGAGTTTTTGAACCGCAGCCATGCGGTTTTTGTGACGGATGTCTACTACTCCTGTAAAGGCGGGGATGTTAAGTTGAGTGTTGCGGCACCGGATAGTTCGGATCTGACGCTGGAGTTGATGAGTCTTGCGCCGGAAGCGGCACTGTTTACGAAGGTGTTCGGCAAGAAGCTGTCTGTGCGCAGGGTGTGAACTTTTTTTTGTGGGGTGTTGGCTGTGAGTTCTGCCGCCCACAGAAAAACGGAACACACGGAGCATCACAGAAAAACATCACGGAGCAGACGTGAACATCACGGAAATAAAATTAGTTTCGAGTTTCGTCATGTTTTTTATGTGTTCCATGTTTATCGTGGAAGGCAGAACTCACAGATATAAATTATTTTCAGATTCCGTGATGTTCACGTCTGCTCCGTGATGTTTTTTTCCGTGCGTATTCCGTGTGTTCCGATTTTCCGTGGGCGGAGCAACGAACAATACCGAACATTAAAACCATAAAATCCCATACTCAATCAGATAGAATATAAAGACAGCGCCCATAATATACAGTAAACATATGGACGAAGAAGTTCACACACTCAATACCAATACGCGGCAAAAGGGGGCAAAAGTTGCAGATATATCTCCGGAGGCACTGGATTACAGTGATCTGAACCAGAAGTTCATCCAGATGTCCGAAGAAGTGAGACTGCTTCACAAAGAGAACGAATCTCTCAATAAACTTCTCCGATCGGTTCGTGCGGAAAACGAATCCCTGCGTACTGACAACAACCAGATCAGGATGGACAACGCCCAGCTGAAGAAGGAAAACTCCCAGCTGAAACGTCTCCCGCTGTTTGTCGCGGTCGTCTTAGAAAAACTTCCCGGCAAAGAACTCTACCTGCGCCAGCAGGGAAACAATCAGGAGTACGTAACCGTCGCAAGCGAAGAGATCTACAAAGAAGTGAAGGCCGGAACAAAAGTTGCGGTCAACAACACGCTTTCCGTAGTCAAAGTTCTCGGTAGCACGGTTGACTCAAGAGTCAAGGTCATGGAACTTGACACCAAACCCTCAATCACCTTCGATGACATCGGCGGTCTGAAAGACGAGATCCTTGAGGTGCGCGAGGCGGTCGAGTTCCCGCTGACAAGACCTGAATCGTTTGAACGGTTTGGCGTTATTCCGCCGAAAGGCGTGTTACTCTACGGTCCTCCCGGAACCGGCAAGACACTGATTGCAAAAGCGGTTGCAAACAACGCAGGCGTGCC contains the following coding sequences:
- a CDS encoding magnesium transporter, with the protein product MMRLAKVGWQTLSEHEEFLTGLVTLLISVSLSFIAGIYLGAVNEVLLLIPGLMVLVTPSINMRGAIAGILTSRLSSSMHLGAFEVKFGRETDLGDNLRSSILLTVFISVLLAVFGKLICMVVGVEVIDLSDMVIISVISGVLAGLVVTLIGVITSVVCYRRSLNLDMIGAPVVTTFGDMMTLPFLVVTAVLIMAAPAELKMICGVVVLVIIVWAVVSAKRATEMMKDVLREGLPLLAPLSLLGIVAGVLYTDGLESLIAAAAVLILIAPFMNGCGSIGGILTSRVATEMHMGLITADYLPSRVVLWHFLENYIYALLILPLMGALSHISAAAIGITTPGFTPMVLLSVVAGFLVITVMNLLGYYTAVFSYRLGYDPDNFGVPVVTSSIDLVGATALILVMAVLL
- a CDS encoding Ppx/GppA phosphatase family protein, translated to MTDKIVAFIDIGTNSARLLVVSISPNGAYHMLSRIKDVVRLGEDEYISGVARIIPEAIDRLVLVLRRFTDLSRTFGDAEFVIMATSAMREAVNAQEIIDKIRRELGLEIQVVSGKEEARLIHLGVAAGMSLGNDQALFIDIGGGSTELIVGGQYSYSTLESMRLGAIRITNQCIKKNFTGALPPKKQTKMMNRVMTVAIPALQRISEHPFTRAVGSSGTTINLAEIAQRLYHAEENSDKLVLQFTDLEKLFGHLCSLSLEERRRVPGINPERADIILAGAAILLAVMGTLKIPVLEISDRGLREGILMDYLAVMPGTPQSEQMPVKDASVLQLGRYCRLEEDHAKAVQKNALSMFDSAKLCGLHNYGAWERELLANAAWLHDVGDFLSFVGHHQHGEYIIRNTELLGFDQREIEIMAKIVRYHRKKLPGRKDSEFGSLSLEDRDRVRIMAIFLRTAEFLNRSHAVFVTDVYYSCKGGDVKLSVAAPDSSDLTLELMSLAPEAALFTKVFGKKLSVRRV
- the ppk1 gene encoding polyphosphate kinase 1 gives rise to the protein MTPEQNQESSESIISLTDKSLYINREISLIQFNRRVLEEAANLSHPLLERIKFLSIFANNIDEFMMIRVSGLLRQIRGGVLERPADGMTPTEQMKEILETLIPLQAESCRCWSQDLKPALADEGIYIHKFKDFGPEQQEYLKNYFETQIFPILTPMTFDGSHPFPFISNLSINLAVVINHPTRGQVFSRVKVPKGTLPRFIRIPNNRMIPPANNSEYHYIVLEDLVASNIQLLFPGMEVKDTYVFRVTRDADMEIEEDEASDLLTAIESSVELRRIGTPSRLEVHAAMPEWIRGILSAKLRLMPTQVYVSHSGLIGMNDLMELMDIDRPDLKDIPFKAALPACLGKETMAAAVARDDLLLYHPYDSFSPVVEFVRQAAHDPNVLAIKQTLYRTGKNSPIVHALMEAREEGKPVTVLVELKARFDEENNIEWARSLERAGVHVIYGIVGLKVHAKMCMVVRRENDGLKTYTHMGTGNYNASTARIYTDLSMFTCDPDIGADIADLFNALTGYSQKTGYRKLLVSHGTMGTMRKELIARIDREIEQQKRFGDGYIAFKLNALVDEECIMALYRASQAGVKVDLIVRGVCCLRPEVPGVSDNIRVISIVGRFLEHTRIYYFKNGGDEEVLLGSADLMPRNLSRRVEILFPVENTYLKDMIIRTILEMHLRDTAQAQVLHIDGSYEKVLPKKGEKPLNSQLWMMEHRGIWHDY
- a CDS encoding CHAD domain-containing protein, whose product is MTTNIDEGYRLYGAKVLLQLAADMAGESAGVKAGTDIEYIHRMRVASRRLRAALPLFAGCFGEKEYRYWEKEVKQITRSLGRARDLDVQIAFLRSYLEKLPKTGLPDGMPRFLPLEYQEPLESPQNEIPLLTEPAAPPVEQPGLFAAIKRFFAGVPDVQELPKVQEPELPKEQRMGPELRAGIECLTLRLMQERSGLQADVIKAVEAFERSKTIESIQKTCMEIVIRGKMEKTETKTSFSYREAYYHISLCRENVFLYAKALADPERIAAHHEMRIAAKKLRYTMESYKDLYGDGLAPAIRMVKELQDYLGDMHDCDVWTEFLPIFLKAEEEKSIAYFGNTSFVAAVRPGLENLETDRAEKRAKLHAEVNVFWKKSEGLWDQIEKNLTKPLEDLRLQTLSLPDGVASIAFFADIHANLPALSAILADAKSRGCETFIYAGDVIGFGPFPEETMQMLASANAHGVCGNAEEAILLAGTVKECPKEFDPRRFVLHKKTWKKLITASRAELAALPTEIRFLWGNLRIAVMHHPKSCENVCSETSDAELNRLAAETDADVIICGHTHRPFAKKVHGVWIANTGGGGRSGDGDLRASYLLATKDPFTLHHIRVPYNIEETLARLEKNKELTAMFGAGLDFDEAADAAAGNMPELTKMPQTVSVTSAEEDK